A genomic stretch from Solanum stenotomum isolate F172 chromosome 8, ASM1918654v1, whole genome shotgun sequence includes:
- the LOC125873155 gene encoding mini-chromosome maintenance complex-binding protein, with the protein MVGVAYDCLLNPQGAVRLTFENALSKVSDLAAFDGKDWGAIDLFRKFLYDDGGLSQVPVLNPSSIARLKSNTLVRFRGMIQDMLGNELYVGMYKDGETWRTNKFGDYFQFPMATGSSPDMRVWERRLLYCVPVPGQNSWIEYSSESLLNPSSISSSPQREKRHREDDTAMDDIDMQVTNEEVQASTSNKKMREDGITSNSSNLGDTPTADIGSATSVLPYFDRNSLPCLVKIYDSPESDLKLNDVFEFIGVLTFDPEFSVDKNVDNDILGYLGDDDTQTQMPPTKVPRLHCLIHKKLSNQDFISGSPTLELKSHLVKEIRETLLRHLTTILGNDGVAANLMLLHLLSKVHARVDSTAVGKLSLNLTCFNKETLSVYGLRLNLALKNLLPFTHCVPLTVDYLNKIPLAPKKNYQTNRLASGILQLAEGSHLTIDETQLQEGRLNPIGLENARVLQSLLEHQKVEYDFTYYKMDMPADIQLLVLSEGKSNILPADLVLPFRPLSVDAAQDVEIEVLQSWRWYLATMRSLSHSITQEMQKVVEDDLVAARQADRSLGSLDFSRFLTMGRLVSLSFGETTLTLEHWQMAKELERLRKERL; encoded by the exons ATGGTGGGAGTCGCTTACGATTGCCTACTAAATCCACAGGGAGCTGTCCGATTGACATTTGAAAATGCGCTAAGTAAAGTCTCTGATCTAGCCGCGTTCGACGGCAAGGACTGGGGCGCCATTGATCTATTCAGGAAGTTTCTCTATGACGATGGCGGCCTTTCTCAG GTTCCAGTTCTGAATCCTTCATCTATTGCACGGCTGAAATCCAATACTCTTGTTCGATTTCGGGGAATGATACAAGATATGCTGGGAAATGAATTATATGTTGGCATGTACAAG GATGGAGAAACTTGGAGAACGAATAAGTTTGGTGACTACTTTCAATTCCCTATGGCTACGGGATCTTCACCTGACATGCGAGTGTGGGAGCGGCGATTACTTTACTGTGTTCCT GTTCCAGGGCAGAATTCATGGATTGAATATTCCTCTGAATCCCTGCTCAATCCAAGTTCAATTTCCTCATCTCCACAAAGGGAGAAACGCCATAGGGAGGATGATACAGCAATGGATGACATTGATATGCAA GTGACAAATGAGGAGGTTCAAGCTTCCACCTCCAATAAAAAGATG CGTGAGGATGGGATCACTTCCAATTCATCCAATCTAGGGGACACTCCAACTGCTGACATTGGTTCAGCTACGAGTGTGCTTCCATATTTTGACAGAAATTCTTTGCCATGTCTTGTGAAG ATATACGACTCTCCTGAATCTGATTTGAAGCTAAATGATGTTTTTGAGTTCATTGGTGTCTTAACATTTGATCCGGAGTTTTCGGTAGACAAAAATGTTGACAATGATATTTTGGGCTATTTGGGTGATGATGATACACAGACTCAGATGCCTCCAACCAAG GTACCTCGACTCCATTGCCTTATTCACAAGAAGCTTTCCAATCAAGACTTTATTTCAGGTTCTCCCACACTTGAG CTTAAATCCCACCTGGTGAAAGAAATAAGGGAAACTCTATTAAGGCATCTCACGACTATCCTAGGAAATGATGGTGTAGCAGCTAATCTCATGTTATTGCATCTGTTGTCTAAG GTGCATGCTAGAGTGGATTCAACTGCCGTTGGAAAGCTTTCCTTGAACCTAACATGTTTTAACAAGGAGACCCTGTCTGTTTATGGTCTTCGTCTTAATCTTGCACTCAAGAACCTTCTACCGTTCACACATTGTGTACCTTTAACAGTGGATTACCTTAACAAAATTCCTCTtgcccccaaaaaaaattatcaaactaATAG GCTGGCATCAGGGATACTGCAACTTGCTGAAGGTTCTCATTTAACTATTGACGAGACTCAATTACAAGAAGGGAGACTTAATCCTATTGGGCTTGAGAATGCAAGAGTCCTGCAAAGCTTGTTGGAACATCAAAAG gTTGAATATGACTTCACTTATTATAAAATGGACATGCCTGCGGACATTCAGTTGCTAGTTCTTTCTGAGGGGAAATCCAACATACTCCCAGCAGATTTGGTTTTACCATTTCGACCATTGTCAGTAGATGCTGCTCAAGATGTTGAGATAGAAGTTCTGCAATCTTGGAGATGGTACCTGGCTACTATGAGATCGTTGTCTCACTCTATTACGCAAGAGATGCAGAAG GTGGTAGAAGATGACTTAGTAGCGGCAAGGCAGGCAGATAGAAGCTTAGGTAGCCTAGATTTCAGCAG GTTTCTGACAATGGGTCGTCTTGTATCTCTAAGTTTTGGTGAAACCACTTTAACCTTAGAACATTGGCAAATGGCCAAAGAATTAGAGCGCCTCCGAAAGGAGAGATTATAG